One genomic region from Rosa rugosa chromosome 1, drRosRugo1.1, whole genome shotgun sequence encodes:
- the LOC133725411 gene encoding protein ROOT HAIR DEFECTIVE 3-like produces MAKSEQCCSTQLIDGDGSFNDTGIEQFIKEVKLGECGLSYAVVSIMGPQSSGKSTLLNNLFATNFKEMDAFRGRSQTTKGIWLAKCAGIEPCTLVMDLEGTDGRERGEDDTAFEKQSALFALAVSDIVLINMWCHDIGREQAANKPLLKTVFQVMMRLFSPRKTTLMFVIRDKTRTPLENLEPVLREDIQKIWDSVPKPEAHKDTPLSEFFNVEVVALSSYEEKEEQFKEQVASLRQKFFHSIAPGGLAGDRRGVVPASGFSFSAQQIWRVIKENRDLDLPAHKVMVATVRCEEIANEKHAAFVGNEEWSQFEQDVQLGPIPGFGKKLSSIIDTCLSGYDEEATYFDEGVRSGKRKQLEEKLLQHVQPAFQALLGHLRSGTLDKFKEAFDKALDGGQGFSVAAHNCSESFMAQFDEGCADAVIQQADWDTYKVRDKLKRDIDAHIASVRDAKLSEITTLYEAKLKEALSGPVEALLDGANSETWPAIRKLFKRETESAVSGFSSALSGFDMDKQTKDKILASLEAYSRGVVEAKTKEEAGRVLIRMKDRFATLFSHDSDSMPRVWTGKEDIRAITKTARSASLKLLSVMAAIRLDDGDADNIEKTLSLALVDGRNAAPKDKSITTVDPLASSTWQEVSSSKTLITPVQCKSLWKQFKSETEYSVSQAIAAQEANKRNNNWLPPPWAILALVVLGFNEFMTLLRNPLYLLVIFVGFLLLKALWVQLDISAEFRNGALPGLLSLSTKLVPTIMNMMKRLADEGAAAAADNNPQRNPAVASKGISNGANASSSMSTTASSGVTESEYSSPSKQE; encoded by the exons ATGG CAAAGAGTGAGCAGTGCTGCTCTACTCAGCTTATTGATGGAGACGGATCATTCAATGACACTGGAATCGAACAGTTTATAAAGGAGGTGAAATTGGGAGAATGTGGACTCTCCTATGCAGTAGTCTCCATTATGGGCCCTCAAAGTAGTG GAAAGAGCACACTACTAAATAATTTGTTTGCTACCAACTTCAAGGAGATGGATGCTTTTAGAGGAAG GTCTCAGACAACAAAAGGTATTTGGTTGGCAAAATGTGCTGGTATTGAGCCTTGTACTCTTGTAATGGATTTGGAGGGTACAGATGGGAGAGAACGAGGAGAG GATGATACGGCATTCGAGAAGCAGAGTGCCCTCTTTGCCCTTGCTGTTTCAGATATAGTTCTCATTAACAT GTGGTGCCATGATATTGGCCGTGAGCAAGCCGCAAATAAGCCTCTCCTAAAGACTGTGTTCCAG GTGATGATGCGATTGTTTAGTCCACGTAAAACAACTCTGATGTTCGTCATCCGTGATAAGACAAGG ACACCTTTAGAGAATTTAGAACCAGTTCTTAGAGAAGACATTCAGAAG ATATGGGACTCTGTTCCGAAGCCTGAAGCCCACAAGGATACTCCACTAAGCGAATTTTTTAAT GTCGAGGTTGTTGCTCTTTCAAGttatgaagaaaaagaagagcaaTTTAAAGAGCAG GTCGCTAGCTTGAGGCAGAAATTCTTTCATTCCATTGCCCCTGGTGGACTTGCTGGAGATAGACGGGGGGTAGTTCCTGCTTCAGGGTTTTCTTTTAGTGCACAGCAGATATGGAGAGTCATCAAAGAAAACAGAGATCTTGATCTTCCTGCCCACAAG GTCATGGTGGCAACTGTACGTTGTGAAGAGATTGCCAACGAGAAGCATGCTGCTTTTGTAGGAAATGAG GAGTGGAGTCAGTTTGAGCAGGACGTTCAATTGGGCCCTATTCCTGGCTTTGGGAAGAAGCTCAGTTCAATCATTGATACGTGTTTATCAGG GTATGATGAAGAAGCTACATACTTTGATGAAGGTGTCAGATCTGGGAAGCGCAAGCAGCTTGAAGAAAAATTGCTTCAA CATGTCCAACCTGCATTCCAAGCTTTGCTGGGACACTTAAGATCTGGTACTCTGGATAAGTTCAAGGAAGCATTTGATAAGGCCTTGGATGGCGGGCAGGGTTTTTCTGTGGCTGCACATAATTGCAGTGAATCTTTCATGGCTCAATTTGATGAAGGATGTGCAG ATGCTGTTATCCAACAAGCAGATTGGGACACATATAAAGTAAGAGATAAACTTAAACGTGATATAGATGCTCACATTGCTTCAGTTCGTGATGCTAAGCTATCCGAAATTACGACCCTTTATGAG GCAAAATTGAAGGAGGCCCTATCTGGACCCGTGGAAGCGCTACTTGATGGAGCTAATAGTGAGACTTGGCCTGCAATAAGGAAACTTTTCAAGCGCGAGACTGAATCAGCTGTCTCTGGGTTCTCTAGTGCACTTTCTGGTTTTGATATGGATAAACAAACCAAGGATAAAATTCTTGCAAGTCTAGAGGCATATTCAAGAGGTGTAGTGGAAGCAAAAACAAAGGAAGAGGCTGGAAGGGTTTTGATCCGTATGAAGGACAG GTTTGCAACGCTATTTAGCCACGACTCTGATTCGATGCCACGTGTATGGACTGGGAAGGAAGACATCAGAGCAATTACCAAGACTGCTCGTTCTGCA TCCCTGAAATTGCTTTCTGTTATGGCTGCAATTCGGTTGGATGATGGTGATGCTGATAATATTGAGAAAACTTTATCTCTTGCCTTGGTGGATGGCAGAAATGCTGCTCCCAAAGATAAGAGTATCACAACGGTTGACCCATTGGCCTCTAGCACTTGGCAAGAG GTTTCATCATCAAAGACATTGATCACACCTGTACAGTGCAAATCTTTGTGGAAGCAATTCAAGTCAGAGACTGAGTACAGTGTTTCTCAGGCTATTGCTGCCCAG GAAGCCAACAAGCGTAATAACAATTGGCTACCACCTCCTTGGGCTATTCTTGCCTTGGTTGTCCTCGGATTTAATGAATTCATGACACTCTTAAG AAATCCTTTGTATCTGCTGGTCATCTTTGTTGGCTTTTTACTCCTTAAAGCACTATGGGTGCAGCTAGACATCTCGGCTGAATTCCGCAATGGCGCT CTTCCGGGACTTCTCTCTTTGTCCACCAAGTTGGTGCCAACTATCATGAACATGATGAAGAGATTAGCAGATGAAGGGGCAGCAGCTGCTGCAGATAACAATCCTCAAAGAAACCCTGCAGTAGCATCAAAAGGCATAAGCAATGGAGCAAATGCTAGCAGTTCCATGTCAACTACTGCCTCGTCGGGAGTGACGGAATCTGAATACTCTAGTCCTTCAAAACAAGAATAG